Proteins encoded by one window of Fretibacterium sp. OH1220_COT-178:
- the rpsI gene encoding 30S ribosomal protein S9 produces the protein MQENSYCWGTGRRKNALARVRLCPGNGELKINDRTVEEYFPRLVWQAQVLQSLKVANLEGKVDVFVNASGGGLTGQAGAIKMGIARALIRMNPDLRPALKKEGLLTRDPRMVERKKFGQKGARGKRQFSKR, from the coding sequence ATGCAGGAAAATAGCTATTGCTGGGGAACGGGCCGCCGCAAGAACGCCCTGGCCCGCGTGAGGCTTTGCCCGGGCAACGGAGAGCTCAAGATCAACGACCGGACGGTCGAGGAGTACTTCCCGCGCCTGGTTTGGCAGGCGCAGGTTTTGCAGTCCCTGAAGGTGGCGAACCTGGAGGGGAAGGTCGACGTCTTCGTCAATGCCTCGGGAGGCGGGTTGACGGGACAGGCGGGCGCAATCAAGATGGGGATCGCCCGCGCGCTTATTCGGATGAACCCCGATCTGCGCCCCGCTTTGAAGAAGGAGGGGCTTCTGACTCGGGACCCCCGCATGGTCGAGCGCAAGAAGTTCGGTCAGAAGGGCGCCCGGGGCAAGAGGCAGTTCTCCAAGCGCTGA
- a CDS encoding GntP family permease encodes MLLVILVVSIVIMVFMISKFRIHPFVSLFTVALLMGLASGMPLLEVTNTISTGFGNTCRSIGIVILFGTIIGAMLEGSGAAITMADTVLKRVGEKRPALAMSIIGWIVSIPVFCDSGFVILSSLNRSLAKRSGTRMATMAIALSTGLYATHTLVPPTPGPIAAAGNLGADLGLVILWGAAVSIPAMLAGYLYAVTVGSRIEVRASDDDDWEALLHRHLKLPSPTQAFAPIVVPLLLIALSSAVNYPTILALVGKGSALHSAASFIGSPMIALFVGLLLCIPLVPSHRDRGDEDWSNWLTKGVKDGASIIMITAAGGSLGAIIAATKVGAYIGEQLAQFRLGVFLPFIISAALKTAQGSSTVALITTSGIVAPLLSSLGLGAPMGAVLATLSIGCGAMVVSHANDSYFWVVTQFSDMEVGDAYKAQTVATFIEGVVGVIGVWIVSLFLL; translated from the coding sequence ATGCTTCTTGTCATTCTTGTCGTATCGATCGTCATCATGGTCTTCATGATCTCCAAGTTTCGGATTCATCCGTTCGTATCGCTCTTCACCGTAGCGCTGCTCATGGGTCTGGCCTCCGGCATGCCCCTTCTGGAGGTGACCAACACCATATCCACCGGTTTTGGAAACACGTGCCGCTCCATCGGCATCGTCATTCTGTTCGGCACGATCATCGGGGCGATGCTGGAGGGGAGCGGGGCCGCGATCACGATGGCGGACACCGTCCTGAAACGCGTGGGAGAAAAACGCCCCGCCCTGGCCATGAGCATCATCGGGTGGATCGTCTCCATCCCGGTCTTCTGCGACTCGGGCTTCGTCATCCTCTCCTCCCTCAACCGCTCCCTGGCCAAGCGCAGTGGAACCAGGATGGCGACCATGGCCATCGCGCTCTCCACAGGGCTTTACGCCACGCACACCCTGGTTCCTCCGACCCCCGGCCCCATCGCCGCCGCAGGAAATCTGGGAGCGGATCTCGGGCTCGTCATCCTCTGGGGCGCCGCCGTATCGATCCCCGCCATGTTGGCCGGCTATCTCTACGCCGTCACCGTGGGGAGCCGTATCGAGGTGAGGGCGTCGGACGACGACGACTGGGAAGCGCTGCTCCACCGTCACCTCAAACTTCCCTCCCCCACACAGGCGTTCGCCCCCATCGTCGTCCCGCTGCTCCTGATCGCCCTGAGTTCGGCAGTGAACTATCCCACCATCCTCGCCCTGGTCGGCAAGGGCTCGGCGCTTCACTCGGCGGCCTCCTTCATAGGCAGCCCCATGATCGCCCTCTTCGTCGGTCTGCTTCTCTGCATCCCGCTCGTCCCCTCCCACAGAGACAGAGGAGACGAGGACTGGAGCAACTGGCTCACCAAGGGCGTCAAGGACGGAGCCTCGATCATCATGATCACGGCCGCAGGGGGCAGCCTGGGAGCCATCATCGCCGCGACGAAGGTCGGTGCGTACATCGGCGAGCAGCTGGCGCAGTTCCGGCTCGGGGTCTTCCTTCCCTTCATCATCTCCGCAGCCCTGAAGACCGCTCAGGGCTCCTCCACCGTAGCGCTCATCACGACCTCCGGCATCGTCGCGCCGCTTCTTTCCTCTCTTGGCCTGGGAGCGCCCATGGGCGCGGTGCTCGCGACCCTTTCCATCGGATGCGGCGCCATGGTGGTCTCGCACGCAAACGACTCCTACTTCTGGGTCGTGACTCAGTTCTCGGATATGGAGGTCGGCGACGCCTACAAGGCCCAGACCGTCGCCACGTTCATCGAGGGGGTCGTAGGGGTGATCGGTGTTTGGATCGTCTCGCTGTTCCTGCTCTGA
- the rplM gene encoding 50S ribosomal protein L13, with protein MAGSSSYLAKPGQVERKWFIVDATDRPIGRLAARIARVLTGKHKPTFTPHVDTGDYVIVVNADKVRLTGRKGAQSHYHYHTGHPGGYRSIPWERMLEKRPEFLFEHVVKGMLPKTRLKYASKLKVYTGPNHPHVAQAPEALDI; from the coding sequence ATGGCAGGCAGCAGTTCCTATCTGGCCAAGCCCGGCCAGGTGGAGAGAAAGTGGTTCATCGTCGATGCGACGGACAGGCCCATCGGTCGTCTGGCGGCGCGTATCGCGCGGGTTCTGACGGGCAAGCATAAGCCGACCTTCACGCCCCACGTGGATACGGGGGATTACGTCATCGTCGTGAACGCGGACAAGGTCAGGCTGACGGGCCGCAAGGGCGCTCAGTCCCACTATCATTACCATACGGGCCATCCCGGCGGGTACCGTTCCATCCCTTGGGAGAGGATGCTCGAGAAGCGTCCGGAGTTTCTGTTCGAGCACGTCGTGAAGGGTATGCTTCCCAAGACCCGTCTGAAGTATGCGAGCAAGCTCAAGGTGTACACGGGCCCCAACCATCCCCACGTCGCTCAGGCGCCGGAAGCGCTTGACATATAA